CGTGCCCAGAGCAGGGCTCTGGGGGCCATACCTGCTCTCCAGCCCATCGATATactccttcttcttcttgcGGCTCTCCTGAGCCGACTGCTTGTTCCTGATCTTCCGACGGATCTTCTTCAGCACCCGCTCCTCGTACTGGGGGAGACGAGGAGGGGGGGTCAGGGTCGttggggctgggacccccccactcCGCGCCCTTCTCAGGCATGGTGGCACCCACCTTGGTGAggggcagctgggtgggcagggACACCCCCTCCTTCGCCAGCAGCTTCTTCTCGTCCTCCGTCAGCACCAGCTCCTGGAACTGCCCCTGGCTCTGCCGCAGCAGGGAGCCGGGCACCTGCGGCTGCTGCGGGGCCACGGGTGGGTGACGGCCCTGGGCGGCGGGGTCACCCCGCGCCCGACCCCAGAGACCACGGTGGGGACCACGGTGAGGCGATGAGGGTGGGATCGTGGTCCAGgaagggacagggatgggaccGTGGAGTGGGAAAGGGGACAAGTGTGGGGACcgggagggatggggacaggaatGGGGAGGGAACCATGGTCCAGGaaggggcagggatggggaggaacGGGGAAGGGACCATGGCCAGGGAAGGGGACAAGGAtagggagagggagggatgggcaaagggacagggatgggatgggactGTACTTCAGGGTGAGGATGGGATCGTGGTCCAGAAAGGAcagggatgaggatgaggatggggatgaggatgggatCATGATCCAGAAAGgacagggatgaggatggggatggggatgaggatggggatgggatcATGATCCAGAaaggacagggatggggatggggatggggtcaTGATCCAGAaaggacagggatggggatggggatgaggatgaggatgggatCATGATCCAGAAAGGAcagggatgaggatgaggaggggaTGGGGTCATGGTCCAGGAAGGGACAAGGCTGGGGACAAGGAGGGATGGGGATACAGGGTCAGCGACTCACAGCATCAGAGCTGCCTGAGAGCAGAAGGTCCTTGACAGTGAGGGTGCAGGATGCAGGCGGGGAGACCGCGGGCAGGTCCTGGCTCTCCTCCAGGAAGAAGCCGGGGTGCCACATGTCTGGGTGAGGGGGAGTGGAGGCTGTCAGCAGTGCTGTGTCCCACtctgtccccagtgtccccagtgcaGGACCCTCACCCCTGCCACAGCCCCAGAGCTATGGTGACTTGCTGCCACCTACCAGTCCAGTGGCCCCAGATTCTGCCCCCCCCCAAACTGTCCCTCTGGACCTGTCCCAGCCCCCCGCAGAATACCCTGCGCTGCTCAGCCCACCTCAGCACCCCCAGTCCCCTCAaacctccctcctcttccagtCTCCCCCACCAATGCCAGTCAGCCCAGTTCACCCCAGTTCCCAAGctctccccactcccccccccgGCTCACACCCAGTCCTTCAGACCTCCCAGTTCTCCCCAGTCTGCCCAGTTCCCTCCAGTCCCCTCAGCTCCCCTAATTTCCTCACTACCTACAAGAGACCCCAGCTCCCCCGTTCCCCTCAGCTCCCCAATGTCCCCAGTTCCGCCCAGTCCCTCCAGTGCCCCCAGCCTGGTCCTTTGCCCAGTCTCTCCCCATGGCTCACCCAGGTCGATGGAGACCTCAGCATGCGGGACCCCAGGACCCCCCGGGAGGGGCATAGCCCGGCAGGGGTTGGCGTAGGGGTACAGGGCCTCGCTGGGACCCCCGTCACAGAACCTGGGGGGGCTGTCGAGCTGGTCGGAGGGGGGGTCCTCGGAGACCCCACTGTCGCTGGCTGCTGGGGACCAGCTGGGCGAGTCCGATGCGGAGTCGCCGGAGCCCAGGATGGAGCTGAGGAAGTCCTCACTGTCCTGCGCACGCTGTGGGGACACGGGTACCCGTCACCCTGGGGTGCCCACAGGAGCTGCCCGTGTTGCGGGGTGTTCCCAGCTCCCAGGCAAGGCGTGGGGATAGGACTCTCCTGGCAGACCCAGGGATGAGGTGGGGATGGGCCCCCTCTCCCAGACCAGGGGACTCACCCCATCCTCGTGCCAGGTGCCTGGTGGTGTCCCCAGCTCCACGCCGCGGAGGATCCCATCCTGGCGGTCGAAGAGGAGGTCCAGCAGGTCGAGGCTGTCGAGGCTGCCCACGCCAGAGGCCATGGCTGTGAGGTGACAGGGTCAGGTCCCTAACCCAGACCCCGTGAtcacccctcctcctccccccccgcTCCAAGTTGCACGGCCCCTGGGACACCCCGAATCGTGGGGcgggcgtggggctggggaggaggagcagggagcatGTTTGGGCATGGGCACACGTGTGCGGGACCATGGAGAGGTGTATCTACATGCCTGTGCACATGTGTGACTGTGCATGTGACCATGTGGATGTATGCACGGCTGGATGTGCATGTGGCCATGCTGGCACACACGTGTGCAGAGCTGCGTCTCTATGCAACCACATGACCATGCAACGTGCACGTGTGTGCCCACGCAGACATGAGTGTGTGAacacgtgcacacacatgtgcCAGTGCCTGTGAGCACATGTGGGCACATCTGGCAAAGCCCTAGGTGCATGCATGCGGGAGGGAGAGCACAGGCATGCAGGGGCCCAGGGGCACGGCAGTGtcccccgccgcctccttccagcagctgaaactCCCAAATCCtctatttttccccccaagagAACCGCACAGCCAGGGGCTCCCTGCAGGCACTCAGCTGCCCCCGCCCCACTGTGCCCCTCAAGTGCAGGAGCAGGATGAGTGCCCAGACCCAAGGGCTGGGTGAGCTCCCCTGTCCAGCCCTGTTCCATGCGTGTGACCGCTCCGGAAGATCAGGTTAATCATTTTGGGTGGCaagtggagagggaggagacTGCTGCCACCAGCCGGCCCCGAGGAGGGgactcagccctgctctgccactgcCACCCCAGGCACTGCTCGAGACCCCAGACTCAGAGAAAACCAACGGGCCAACTGACCAGTTGCTCAACTGGCCAGTCAGCCAACTGACAACACAAGTAACCCACCAGCTGACCAACCAGCTGGCCAACTGACCAACCAGTCAACCAGACAAATCAATGAACCGATCAAGAAACAGACCAAATGGTCAACCTGTTGGCCAACTGACCAACTGATTGACTGACCAAATAACCAACCCACTGACCAACTGACTGACCAGTCAACTGTCTGGTTGATTGATCAACCAACCCACCAGCCAACTACCCAACCCACCACTCAACCCACCACCCAACTATCCAACCCACTCTACCCAACCACCCAACCCATCACTCAGCTGCCCTTGCCAGACTGTTAAGCACTGGCTCAAGTGTCCTTCAAGCCAGGTTTGGGGACGGTTGTCATTACCATGATGTTTGGCTGGCCAACCCAGGCAAGGGGCTTTATTGCACCCTGTCCTTTATCCTCAGTCCTTCCAGTGAGCCCTGATGGCCCCATGGGACCATCAGGTAGAGGGACCCCGttcagcaccagcagccaggaCATACCTGTGTGAGATCCCACTCCCACGGATCCGTCCTGTCTTCTCAACCCCCTTGGTGCGCAAGGGAGCGGGGCGGACACCGAGCCCGGCCACCTCCTCCTCCGCAGTGCCTTGACCCGAGTGGCAAAGTTTAAACTCCAACTGCACAGAAATAACGTCCTGGATTGCAAAATCTCCCATCCCTGATTGGGGATGGCAGTGAGCAATGGCAGGGCCGCCCCGGGGATGGACCTGTTGCGCTCCGTAACTCATTAGCCAAATGTTTTTGTCCTCCTCCGCCGAGTGGGGCAGCAGGGGCCTGGGGCTGGTGAACGAAGTCCGAGTGCCGCCGCTGCCCATGAACTTTCACCCATTTTTGGGGacaatttcccttttttcagaCGAGCGTATCAGCATTAATCACATTTTATAGGTGTTGAGAACAACATCCGGGGAAGACGTTGACTTGGACTCTGCCTCTTACGGCTTCCTCCACAACAAACCTTGATCCCCTCTGCTCACCGCGGCCAGGGCTGGCCTGGTCGCCTGGGTTCTGCTGCCTGCCGGCAAGGCTGCCTGCACCCACTGCGCCTCAGTTTCCCCCGTGGCTGTCTGGGGGCCGAACACCCAACGGTTTGTTGGCTGCTGTGTTCACCCCTCCCCATCACCCCAGGGTGAGGGTGCCAGCCCTACGCGTGTCACCCCTGTCACCCTCCAGATGAGCCCCTCCCCACCAGATCCCCTGGGATCCCCGGATCCCCTTCACGCAGGGAGGGGACGGGTGAGTAAGGCGGCGTGTGACCGAGGCGTGGTGCGGGGACAAGGCCGCGTCCCATTATCTGCTGCTCGACGCCCTCTGACCGGGCGGCAGCGGTGAAGGCAGCTGCCCACGCCGGCGTGCCGCTCCCTGCTTTATGGCCCCGCGGTGGAGACGGGAACCCCTGGAACCGAGCAAAGGGCGCCTGCCCGCCCGGCGCCACGGTCCCCCCGGGGCTGCTAATTGCCCGGCTTCGTTAGGGCCCTCGAGCATCGCCTGGGCCTGCTGCTTGGTgtcaggcaggagggcagcgcggcaggggctgggcagggcaggcaggggctgggggggctcctGCTAATTACTGGGGCGCTAATTCCTGACGGGGCAATTAGCGCTCGCTCCCTCAGCacagccgggggctgcccggtgCCTCCCCCCGCCTCAGGCAGTGCCCCTCCGCCATGGCCGCCCGCGCGCCtcctccctcccgctccccctcAGCCAGCTCTCGCGAGACTtcgcggccccgcccccccgcggCTCTCAGCCCCCGCCCCttctctccccccgcccctttggGCCCCGCCCCTCGCGCGCGTCCCCGCGCCAGGCGGCCGCGCCCCCGATAGGccccgcgcggccccgcccccctctggccccgcccccgcgcgcCCCCGCGCCGCGCGGCCGCGCCCCCGCTAGGCCCCGCaggcgcggcccggcccggccatGCCGGCCAAGAGGAAGCCGGTGCTGCCGGCCCTCAACATCGCCCCCAGCGCTGCCGAGGGGCCGAGCCCCGACGGCTCCGCCGAGTGAGTGAGTGGTGGCGGGGCCCGCCCAGCCTgcgccgcggccgggggggTACGGGgcctgggggggccggggcaggccGGGAGCCGGGcctggggggccggggcagggtgggcactgggcctggggggccggggcagggtgGGCACCGGGCctgggggggcctggggggccgGGGAAGGGTGGGCACTGGGCCTgggggcccggggaggggcgggcacCGGGTTTGGGGGAGCCTGGGGGTCTGGGGGAGAGCGGGCAGCGGGTTTGGGGGAGCCTGGGGGACCGGGGAAGGGTGGGAACCGGGCCTGGGGGGCCCTGGGGGCCTGGGGAAGGGCGGGCACCGGGcctggggggccggggaggggcgggcacGGGGTTTGGGGGAGcctggggggccggggcagggtgggcactgggcctggggggccggggaggggtgGGCACTGGGCCTGGGGAGTATGGGGGGCTTGGACAGGGCGGGCACTGGGCCTGGGGGAGCCGGGACAGGCCGGGGCTGGAGGGCTGGATGGGCCCAGCCTGGGGGTGTCTGGGGTGAGTATGGGCTTGGGGAGCCAGAGCCGAGGGGGGTGGCAGGTTGGGGGTTagaggggctgggcaggggtgggctggggcaggtggggatgggctggggcaggggtggaGGCTGGTCTGATCCCCAGGTTTGCTGGGGGGTtggcagggaaggcagaggaggttGGGGGCCAGGCCTGGGGCCTGTGGGGGCCAGGCCTGGGCACACAGGTTGGGGTTGGGATGGGGACCTAGGCTTTGGGGGAGGATTTGGGGCAGTAATCAGGGCTGGGTGGGCAGAAAGCGTAGAGGGGGCATGGGCAGTGCTAGGGGGAGGCAGAACATTGCATGGGGTGGAAGGGGTGGGGTGAGACACCCCCCAACCATCGCCTTAGGtgtgggggttggggggggcagCAAAtgggagagagcagctggggcCTGGGCGGGCGATGGGAGCTCGGCAGCAGGTGCTGGGGGAGCACAGACACCCCTTTGTGCTCGGGagtggtgggtttggggggtggcgggggggcaTAATGGAGCAGGGGGTTGCTGGACACCCTGGAAAGCCCTTCTCGTGTTTCGCAGCGAAACCTAAGCTTGGCTTCCCGTGTcgggagagggagaggctgctggtgctgccctTCTCTGCGGACTGAGTTGTGCTGCCTCTTTAAGGGTTGAAGGATTTTCTCTACTCCTTGACTTTCCCAAAACAGCTGACTGCACTAAAGCTCCTCTCCAGAGGAGATGTGTGTGTTGGGCAGATATTGCACCATGGGTCTCACTGTCTGTGTGAGTCTGTCAGCACCAGAGCTGAGCCTTGCCTTTCTCCGGAGCTTTGCTTTAGTCTCGCTGCTATATCAGGGGCTGAGTATGCGTCAAGACGACAGTTTTCAgttatttc
The Gavia stellata isolate bGavSte3 chromosome 32, bGavSte3.hap2, whole genome shotgun sequence genome window above contains:
- the CREB3L3 gene encoding cyclic AMP-responsive element-binding protein 3-like protein 3; translation: MAEGHCLRTLFLCSWSLNFATRVKALRRRRWPGSVSAPLPCAPRGLRRQDGSVGVGSHTAMASGVGSLDSLDLLDLLFDRQDGILRGVELGTPPGTWHEDGRAQDSEDFLSSILGSGDSASDSPSWSPAASDSGVSEDPPSDQLDSPPRFCDGGPSEALYPYANPCRAMPLPGGPGVPHAEVSIDLDMWHPGFFLEESQDLPAVSPPASCTLTVKDLLLSGSSDAQPQVPGSLLRQSQGQFQELVLTEDEKKLLAKEGVSLPTQLPLTKYEERVLKKIRRKIRNKQSAQESRKKKKEYIDGLESRMSACTAQNQELQRKVLHLEKQNSSLLEQLKKLQALVVQSSNKAAQTGTCIAVLLLSFALIVFPSVSPFAASKAEADGDFRPVRVFSRSLHNAAASRVVYTQPQARDEKPPEPLWSEHLDKAPETLHEAFGSRTFTPHLDKVSPHNSTQPLASEGLSHGDGDGADTVSGDSTVPHHGLASLAWTKAGHSRPTVLEPDEDL